A genomic stretch from Corythoichthys intestinalis isolate RoL2023-P3 unplaced genomic scaffold, ASM3026506v1 HiC_scaffold_24, whole genome shotgun sequence includes:
- the LOC130911299 gene encoding chromo domain-containing protein cec-1-like: protein MSDVSQLHHPECQESARMEDEEEEEESTYVKKVEEEFVHIKEEQEEYFTRVENPHIEEQQQPHPLKKEEEDPPYVKVEVVDIPKWTEETFKGEDEGLSEASRGEEPPSGSSSSSKEGFQADNLIARPSERDNFTSRLLFCEYHVAHLEGSNSVVVSMSGSCHASWFIYAL, encoded by the exons ATGTCAG ATGTCAGTCAGCTGCATCATCCTGAATGCCAGGAGTCTGCTCGAATGGAagacgaggaggaggaggaagagtcgACATACGTCAAGAAGGTGGAGGAAGAATTCGTCCACATTAAAGAAGAGCAGGAGGAGTATTTCACTAGAGTTGAGAACCCCCACATCGAGGAGCAGCAGCAACCTCATCCgctcaaaaaggaggaggaggacccGCCATATGTTAAAGTGGAGGTTGTGGACATCCCAAAGTGGACTGAAGAGACATTTAAGGGTGAAGATGAAGGTCTGAGCGAGGCCAGCAGAGGGGAGGAGCCTCCGAGTGGCAGCAGCAGCAGTTCAAAAGAAGGATTCCAAGCAGACAACCTCATCGCTCGACCATCAGAGAGGGACAACTTTACATCACGCTTGCTGTTCTGTGAGTATCACGTTGCTCACCTTGAGGGGAGTAACTCGGttgtggttagcatgtcgggtagctgtcacgcctcctggtttattTATGCACTCtga